The uncultured Flavobacterium sp. genome contains a region encoding:
- a CDS encoding RagB/SusD family nutrient uptake outer membrane protein — protein MKKIIVSIIAFAALAISCSDFIEKEERGTQTLENYFKTGQECENYVNELTRRLLIPNDWFALLAPRVTNEMSTDDAWMGNTGQDNSAHRPCSQYIITPDNMGDMNSIYTAHYYTIQSANIGLEKMAASPISDSQKNQYMGESLFVRAYCYYELVNLFGGVPLYTKSLGTADLKLQRSPAADVYAQIETDLKASAEKLENIPVNRQGRINKWAAYALLARVSLFQEKWAEAKQYSNKVISEGPYSLETDFLNIWNVNNHNGVESILEAQSSSVQDKSLGSMLPTLSGARGEDKKYFPSNDAADVIDGWGWCMPTSDLENAYLSENDVIRRRSTITKWGEAAYGDEVLNPTHKFSLNDNKSGRICRKYYIPVATRRALDKKDGHLPLNIPLIRLAEMYLTRAEANYHIGGDALADINIIRARVKLDPKTGLAGPTLLKQIYKERRLELAFEGLRLYDIRREKDPSTGRPVIEGLMGPNGTFVQYNLSSTDPYETTNLRESQDKGINFSPAKNLLWPIPQLEIDLSGGLITQNPGY, from the coding sequence ATGAAAAAAATAATAGTATCAATAATAGCTTTTGCTGCACTTGCAATTTCATGCAGTGATTTTATCGAAAAAGAAGAAAGAGGTACACAAACTCTGGAGAACTACTTTAAAACAGGACAAGAATGCGAGAATTATGTAAATGAATTAACGCGAAGATTGCTGATTCCTAACGATTGGTTTGCATTACTTGCACCAAGAGTTACCAACGAAATGTCTACTGACGATGCCTGGATGGGAAATACAGGTCAGGATAATTCAGCGCACAGACCTTGTTCGCAATATATTATTACGCCAGATAATATGGGAGATATGAACAGTATTTATACCGCTCATTATTATACCATTCAATCAGCTAATATTGGTTTAGAAAAAATGGCTGCATCGCCAATATCTGATTCTCAAAAAAATCAATATATGGGAGAATCATTATTCGTTCGTGCCTATTGTTATTACGAATTAGTAAACCTTTTTGGAGGAGTTCCGTTATACACAAAATCTCTTGGAACAGCCGATTTGAAATTACAACGTAGTCCGGCTGCCGATGTTTATGCACAAATTGAAACCGACCTTAAAGCATCTGCCGAAAAATTAGAAAACATTCCGGTAAACAGACAAGGAAGAATAAACAAATGGGCAGCGTATGCCTTATTAGCCCGTGTATCTTTATTTCAGGAAAAATGGGCAGAAGCAAAACAATATTCAAACAAAGTTATCTCAGAAGGACCTTATTCGTTAGAAACGGATTTCTTAAACATCTGGAATGTAAACAATCATAACGGAGTAGAATCTATTTTAGAAGCGCAATCATCATCCGTACAAGATAAAAGTTTAGGATCGATGTTACCAACATTATCTGGAGCAAGAGGAGAAGACAAAAAATATTTTCCAAGTAATGATGCTGCAGATGTTATTGACGGATGGGGATGGTGTATGCCAACCAGCGATTTAGAAAATGCATATCTTTCTGAAAATGATGTTATCCGTCGCAGAAGCACCATTACAAAATGGGGTGAAGCAGCATATGGAGATGAAGTTTTAAACCCAACACACAAATTCAGTTTAAACGATAATAAATCAGGGCGTATTTGTCGTAAATACTATATTCCCGTAGCAACGCGTCGTGCATTAGACAAAAAAGACGGACACTTACCATTAAACATTCCGTTGATTCGTTTAGCCGAAATGTACCTGACAAGAGCAGAAGCAAATTATCATATTGGCGGAGATGCTTTGGCAGATATCAACATCATCAGAGCGCGTGTAAAATTAGATCCCAAAACAGGATTGGCAGGACCAACGCTTTTAAAACAAATCTATAAAGAGCGTCGTTTAGAATTGGCATTTGAAGGATTGCGTTTATATGATATTCGCCGCGAGAAAGATCCATCAACAGGAAGACCTGTAATTGAAGGTTTAATGGGACCAAACGGAACTTTTGTTCAGTACAATCTGAGCTCGACAGATCCTTATGAAACCACCAATTTAAGAGAATCGCAAGACAAAGGAATCAATTTTAGTCCGGCTAAAAATTTATTATGGCCAATACCACAGTTAGAAATTGATTTAAGTGGAGGTTTAATTACACAAAATCCTGGTTATTAA
- a CDS encoding glycoside hydrolase, whose translation MKFNIQNKVSLLCAGLLFANSFLVSCDSENNNNSNAENTTAELSIDLNANLQTMESFGASDAWQCNFIGKNWPSDKKNKIADLLFSKDFDADGNPKGIGLSLWRFNLGTGSSEQGDASDISDEWKRTECFTTDGVSYDMNKQAGQVWFMKAARERGLEKLLAFTNSAPVYLTQNGKAHATIKEFYNLKDGKMPELADFWANSLDKLKTEQGLTIDYVSPFNEPQYEWDGTAQEGSPATNANIYSFVNVLSPKLQSKGLQSKIVVGEAGAYESLYKTVSGKESRSNQIDYFFGTNSTKKISGLSNVKKTISGHSYWQAWPLNEMVSSRQQAASRIQGAGNISLWSSEYCVLESPGTAELPGGAGAGRDLGMSLALWTARIINTDIAVGGVTSWQWWTAISRGDYKDGLIHVDDGASNGAGNSDYCKNDGYIRDSKTLWALGNFSFFVKPGMVRVQIPSVDNATSVNDVMVTAYKDAATKKLVVVAVNISKSAKAYKLNLAGGTLVDGKLTPYTTSETLSLKKGVAVDATNIQIPARAVVTYVGTYK comes from the coding sequence ATGAAGTTTAACATACAAAATAAAGTAAGTCTGCTATGTGCAGGCTTACTTTTCGCAAACTCATTTTTAGTGAGTTGCGACTCAGAAAATAATAACAATTCAAATGCTGAAAATACTACAGCCGAATTAAGTATCGATCTGAATGCAAATCTTCAAACAATGGAAAGTTTTGGAGCTTCAGATGCGTGGCAATGTAATTTTATAGGTAAAAATTGGCCTTCGGATAAAAAAAATAAAATAGCCGATTTACTATTCAGCAAAGATTTTGATGCCGATGGAAATCCAAAAGGAATCGGATTATCATTATGGCGTTTTAATCTGGGAACAGGAAGTTCAGAACAAGGAGATGCAAGTGATATCAGTGACGAATGGAAACGTACAGAATGTTTCACAACAGATGGTGTATCTTATGACATGAACAAACAAGCCGGACAGGTTTGGTTTATGAAAGCTGCCAGAGAACGTGGTCTTGAAAAATTATTAGCTTTTACTAATAGCGCGCCTGTTTACTTAACACAAAATGGAAAAGCACACGCTACAATCAAAGAATTTTATAATTTAAAAGATGGAAAAATGCCGGAGTTAGCTGATTTCTGGGCAAACTCTTTAGATAAATTAAAAACAGAACAAGGCTTGACAATCGATTATGTAAGTCCGTTTAATGAACCACAATACGAGTGGGACGGAACAGCACAAGAAGGTTCTCCGGCTACAAATGCTAATATTTACAGCTTTGTAAATGTTTTATCTCCAAAATTACAATCAAAAGGATTACAATCTAAAATTGTGGTAGGAGAAGCAGGAGCTTACGAATCATTGTATAAAACCGTTTCGGGAAAAGAAAGCAGATCCAACCAGATTGATTATTTCTTTGGAACCAATTCAACTAAAAAAATCAGTGGATTAAGTAACGTCAAAAAAACAATTTCAGGACACAGTTACTGGCAGGCTTGGCCTTTAAACGAAATGGTTTCTTCAAGACAGCAAGCGGCTTCAAGAATTCAGGGAGCCGGAAATATCAGCCTTTGGTCATCTGAATACTGCGTTCTGGAAAGTCCTGGAACTGCAGAATTACCTGGCGGAGCAGGAGCAGGAAGAGATTTAGGAATGTCTTTAGCACTTTGGACAGCTCGCATCATCAATACAGATATTGCTGTTGGAGGAGTTACTTCATGGCAATGGTGGACAGCTATTAGCCGTGGCGATTACAAAGACGGTTTAATTCACGTAGACGATGGTGCAAGCAATGGAGCAGGAAATTCAGATTATTGCAAAAACGATGGTTATATCAGAGATTCAAAAACACTTTGGGCATTAGGAAACTTTTCATTCTTCGTAAAACCGGGAATGGTAAGAGTTCAAATTCCGAGCGTAGATAATGCCACTTCCGTGAATGATGTAATGGTAACCGCATACAAAGATGCAGCAACAAAAAAGCTGGTAGTTGTGGCAGTTAACATCAGCAAATCGGCGAAAGCCTATAAATTAAACCTTGCGGGAGGAACTTTAGTTGATGGTAAATTAACACCTTACACAACTTCTGAAACTTTAAGCCTGAAAAAAGGAGTCGCAGTTGATGCAACAAATATTCAAATTCCTGCGAGAGCTGTTGTGACTTATGTAGGTACTTATAAGTAA